In the Tribolium castaneum strain GA2 chromosome 1, icTriCast1.1, whole genome shotgun sequence genome, one interval contains:
- the Y-2 gene encoding yellow-2 precursor → MLIPLFCVMLTYLTVLLGASVDNNNSKFVPAFSWNYINFSWPSAQTMAEFGYVPGEDVIAGIKIYKNVIYLALPRIKPSSRVTLASIPIDANKENPLLSPYPNWEMNSGSTCDAIQNVLSMEIDKDGIMWVLDARRVDNNTDCPPKIILLDLNDGGKIVDSFQVPDDLCPHRGGCFLNDIVVDGDFAYVSDTTSSDPGIFVYNRKLKTSWKARDKTMFGDPAAVDFTAQGVQNQQLSHVNGIALCCGKEERAFFYMPQTSLHIFSTSNSVLKNRSVATASNLHNFITDKGTKQGQSGGMICDTEDNIYYGILPLNAVGKWNVQKPLETAAIVEQNDEIINWPDSFSIYDNYLYLITNSISKFSKKGINLNDINFRIIKLQTNSKSYVYC, encoded by the coding sequence ATGCTTATCCCCCTGTTTTGTGTGATGTTAACTTATTTGACTGTGTTATTAGGCGCGAGTgttgacaataataatagcaagTTCGTGCCTGCTTTCTCGTGGAATTACATTAACTTTAGCTGGCCCTCTGCACAAACAATGGCCGAATTTGGGTACGTCCCTGGAGAAGACGTGATCGCcggtattaaaatttataaaaacgtCATTTACTTGGCTCTTCCGAGGATAAAACCAAGTTCAAGAGTAACTTTAGCTTCCATTCCTATCGACGCAAATAAAGAAAATCCACTTCTGTCACCGTATCCCAACTGGGAAATGAATTCGGGATCAACTTGTGATGCCATTCAGAATGTTTTGAGCATGGAAATTGATAAAGACGGCATTATGTGGGTTTTAGACGCTCGAAGAGTCGACAATAATACCGATTGTCCACcgaaaatcattttattagATTTGAACGACGGGGGGAAAATCGTCGATAGCTTTCAAGTGCCGGACGATCTGTGCCCCCATCGCGGCGGCTGCTTCCTCAACGACATCGTCGTCGACGGCGACTTCGCCTACGTTTCGGACACGACGTCCTCAGACCCCGGGATCTTCGTCTACAACCGAAAACTGAAGACTTCCTGGAAGGCCAGGGACAAGACCATGTTCGGCGACCCCGCTGCCGTCGATTTTACCGCACAAGGTGTGCAAAACCAGCAGTTGTCGCACGTTAATGGCATCGCCTTGTGCTGCGGCAAGGAGGAGAGGGCCTTCTTTTACATGCCGCAAACGTCATTGCACATTTTCTCAACGAGTAATTccgttttgaaaaatcgatCAGTGGCAACTGCGAgcaatttgcataattttatcACCGACAAAGGCACAAAGCAGGGACAATCAGGAGGCATGATATGTGACACCGAAGATAATATTTACTACGGAATTTTACCGCTAAATGCTGTCGGTAAATGGAATGTTCAAAAGCCGCTGGAAACCGCAGCGATTGTTGAACAAAACGACGAAATTATTAACTGGCCCGACAGTTTTTCCATTTATGataattatttgtatttgatCACAAACagtatttccaaattttcgaaaaaaggcATCAATTTAAACGACATCAATTTCCGAATAATTAAGCTACAAACAAACAGCAAAAGCTATGTTTACTGTTAA